The Chloroflexus aggregans DSM 9485 genome segment GCATCTATATGTTTTCGTGGCTAGCCGTGCAGGTCACGTCGAGCGTACTCACCTTCTTTATCGTCTTTTGGCTGGGTAGTGTGCCACAATTTCCAACCACAGCCTTTGGCCTCACATTTGGGAGTGCGAGCGACCTCATTCCCATTATGCTCTTTGCCGTACAAGGATCGGCACTGGTATTTCTCTTTGTCTGGAGTGCTGTTAGTCGTCGCGTTGGCAAGAAAGCGGTCTACATGATCGGTAGTCTCATCTGGATCGGTGTCCAAGCGTTTCTCTTTTTTCTCCAACCCGAGCAGATCAGCCTTGCCATTGTCTTAGGAGTGATTGCCGGTGCCGGCGTTGCTACCGCCTATCTCATTCCATGGAGCATGATGCCCGACGTCATCGAGCTTGATGAACTTGAGACCGGTCAACGTCGTGAGGGGATGTTTTACGGCTTTATGGTGCTATTACAGAAGATGGGCCTGGCCATCGGTCTGTTTTTGGTCGGGCAGGCGCTCCAATTTGCCGGCTTTAATGAAACCTTACCGCCCGGTCAACAGCCCGAAAGTGCGCTATTGGCAATCCGTCTACTGATCGGCCCGATGCCAACCCTCATTCTAATCTGTGGTATGATCCTCACAGCCTTTTACCCGATTACCAAGGCGAGCCATGTCGAGACTCTAAAGCGGCTAGAGGCGTTACGGCAGCGATAGACTGGATAGCCGGCAAAATAGCTTACCGACGACGAGTCACACCGATACGCGGGCAGAGATCACGGATCGGACAGATACTACAACGCGGTGACGTTGGATGACAAATATTTTGCCCCAACGTCACCAGTAACCGATTGATCGGGATCCAATAGCGTTGTGGCAGCTTCGCCCGCAGTGCCATCTCTGTCTCTTCTGGTGTGCGCGTCTGTACGTAGCCCCAACGATTGCAGATCCGATGCACATGCACATCAACACAAATCCCCGGCAGCCCAAACCCGGCCGTTATCACCAGATTCGCCGTTTTGCGCCCAACACCGGGCAGTTTCAGCAACTCATCGAGGTCTGACGGCACTTCACCGTTGTACTTTTCAAGGAGGATTTGGCAGATGGCAGCAATTTGCCGGGCTTTGACGCGGTAAAACCCGACCGGGTAGATCAGTTCGGCGATCCGATCAACGCCCAGCGCGAGCATTGCTGCCGGTGTATCGGCAACTGCGAATAAGCGGGGGGCTACGACTGCGGTAAGCGTATCTTTTGTGCGTAGACTCAGAATAGTCGCGATTAAAATCCGGAATGGCGTTTGACTGACCTCACCCATCTGATCGATCAACGGGGGTGTGTATTTGGTCAATTCACGTTCGAGAGTGTCCAATACGTGCTCAATCGGAAACTGTGTCACTGTCACGCTTATATCTCCCTATCTGGCGCCGACGCTCGAGAGTAGTGTACGATATGATGACACTTGAAGTTTACCTTAACCGTTGCCCAGGAGCGCCTCATCTATGAAACAACGTTGGTTGAGCTGGTGGATAGCCCTCATCCTCCTCGCGTCCTGCACATCGGCTTCACCCACGCCAGTACCGTTGTCTACGGCTACACCATCGGGAGAGCGGCCAACTCGAACACCTCACCCCCAACCGATCACGCCCACGGCAGCTCAACCAACAGCAACACCGATGACGAATCTACCGGCGCCGGTGTATCTGCTTCAGAACGATCAGGTGATGCGGCTCGCTCCCAACGGTCAACAGCTCACCCAGATCACTTACGAACTACAGCCGGTACGCGAACTGAGCGTTGCGAATAACGGCACCCTCGTCTACGTGACCGAAAACGACTTAATAGCCCTCGACGGTACGGGCCGCCGGGTTGTGATCGATGCACAAACCATTAGCCGCCCGCGGATTTCGCCCGACGGCCAGCGTGTTGTCTACCGTCTGGACGATCCGACACCCGATCTGCTCGGTACAGACGCGCCCAGTGGCGTTTACATCAGCGAGCTACGTGGCGGACAACCACGACTATTACAGGCCGACGATCCCGAACCGGTCACACCGGATTTCTCCAAGCCGGCGTGGCGCTACATACCGGTGTCATGGTCTCCCGATGGTCAGCGGTTGCTATTATACGCCGTGATGCAACCGGAAATTGGCATTCCCGGCGGTGAAGTGGTCATTATCGGGCCAGACGATCGGGTTGTCCGTGCCTTCAGTTGTTGTGAAGAAGAGATATGGAGTGTTAATGGAGACGAATTGACCGTGGCTGGCGGTGGACCCGATCCTGATCTACGTTTCGGTCTGTATCGGATCGATGTCGAGCATGGCACCGAATCGCCGGTAGTAGCAAGGAGTGAGGCGATCATCCCCCTCGTGCGCGCACCACAACGGATGGCGGATGGAGACATCTATGCCTTTATCGAGCTGGTGCCAGTACAAGCGTATCAATGGGATTATCCTTTTCGCCCCCAGATGGTACGTGTCGGCAATGATGGCATCATAACGCCAATACGGCCTGAACGGCTTGGCGAACCGCTGTTGAACTTGTGGAACCCACAAGCACGCGGTGCTTTGGTTCAATTCGCCGAACAAGCGAACCTGATCTGGTTACCAACCGATCCCACCCTACCGATTGTCACAACCGTCGCCAACGGTGTTGCCGCTGCGTGGACACCTACAGCCGACTTGAGCATCCGCCCTTGTGACGGCTTTGCGACCATTTCACCCCAACCCGCCAACCACCGTCAGTTCGATCCGGCGGTTGCCGATCTCCAAGGACGGCTCGCCACTCTCGGCTTCGATCCCGGACCCATTGACGGTCTATTCGGCCCGACTACTGCTACCGCCGTGCAGGCTTTTCGCATTGCTACCGGTTTGCCGGCAGGCGACAGTATTGATTGCGTAGCCTGGCAAAGCCTCTTAACCCGGAGTACTGCTCAATGATCGTACCTCCAGACCTCATCGAGCCGATCACCGCTATTCACGCCGCCCCACACCGGCTTGTCCTTGCCTTTGCCGGCGCCGGCAGCTTAGGGCTTGCCTGGCTACACGCAATTGCCGGATCGTCACGCACCATCCTCGAAGCAATTGATGCGTATTCACCACCATCGCTGGCTCAGCTCACCGGTAACCTTGCGGCGCCGGCAGTCAGCGCGTTGACTGCGCAAGCGATGGCTACCTGGGCCTACCAACGTGCGCAAGCGCTGAGTAGCGGTGAATGGCCTTTGCTTGGCATTGGGCTAACAGCCGCGATCATCACCGACCGTGCGCGGCGTGGCCCCGACCACGCCTTCCTCGCCATTCACAGCTCAGATGGCATCTCGACGACCCATCTGACAATGGAGCGTACCGTTCAACAACGGAGCGATCAGGAAATCTACGTTAGCCGCTGGCTGATCAGCGAAATTGCCCGGGCATGCGGTGTACCGGGCAAGTAGTACGACCGCGAAGGTCGAGATACACGGCGATCACCGTCAAGTAAACCCCTTACCGTTGTGCCACCTAGTGAATAATTTCGCATTTTCTGGCAACATGACTCAGTTTCTTGACAATTTGCTGAGCCTATGGTACTGTTCAGGCACTCTGCACGTGTTTCAACGGATATATCAAAGATGATGGTAACGGGCAGTACACAGTAGTGCCGTGTAGCGCAGGGCGGATAGATCGATGGCAGATCGCCGCTTTTTCATCATACCCAACATCGGTGAACGTCATCAGGTATGGGTGAAAGGACACAATGTTATGTCCCGTCTGCCCAACCACCCAACCAACGGATGTCGAGTTGGAAGCAGCGGATACAAGTATCAGATGGTCTACAACGTCGCTAGACGGCATTCAGAGTGAGGATTAAGATACTTTCGCGACATGAGTTGAGTGTGGTCATACCGTACTTGGCAGGTTGGCATAACGGCAACTACCAACACCGTCTCTATCACGAAGCATCACAATCCTCACCCACAAACAACGCTGCTGCCAACTCTGGTCATCAATTAGGCCGTCATTTTAGGAATAAGGAGGTTCGTGTGTCGCACAAACGTCTTTGGGCATGGATGACCCTCATGGCAGTAGCGGCAATGATCCTGGCAGCCTGCGGCGCGGGTCAACAGCAGACCCAACCAACTACTGCGCCGGCTGCGCAGGCAACCACTGCCCCGCAGCCAACCGCTGCCCCGCAGCCAACCGCTGCCCCGCAGCCAACCGCTGCCCCGCAGCCAACCGCTGCCCCGACTGAATCACCGGCACCACAGAAGGGTGGCAAACTGACGATTCTCTACTGGCAAGCAGTAACTACCTTGAACCCACACCTTGCCACCGGTACGAAAGACTTCGACGGCGCGACCGTCATCCTTGAGCCGCTTGCCCGCTACAACGAAAAAGACGAGCTGGTACCTTTCCTCGCCGCCGAAATTCCGACCGTTGAGAATGGCGGTGTTGCAGCCGACGGCACCAGCGTGACCTGGAAGATCAAGCCGGGTCTCAAGTGGTCGGACGGCACAGACTTCACAGTTGAAGACATTATCTTCACGTGGAAATACTGCGCCGACCCGGCGACGGCCTGCACGACCAAGGCGGCCTTCGATCCGATTGCTAACATCGAGAAGATCGATGACCTGACGATCAAGATCACGTGGAAAGAGCCGACCGCCGACCCCTACATCGCTTTTGTCGGTCCGTTTGGAATGATCTTACAGCAGAAGCAGTTCGGCAACTGCATCGGTGCAGCAGCCAGCACCAGTGCCGAGTGCCAGGCGGCTAACCTTGCCCCTATCGGTACCAATGCGTGGAAGCTGCGTGAGCTCCGCCCCGGCGATACCGTCATCTACGAGCGCAACCCCTTCTTCCGCGACGCCGATAAGGTCTTCTTCGACGAAGTCGAGATCAAGGGTGGTGGTGATGCTACCTCGGCGGCACGTGCAGTCTGCGAGACCGGTGAGGTCGACTTTGCCTGGAACTTGCAGATTCCCAAGGCGGTGCTCGAACCGATCTTAGCTGCCGGGAAGTGCGATGCGATTGCCGGTGGTTCGTTTGGCGTTGAGCGCATTGTAGTCAACTTCGCCAACCCGGACCCCGCCTTGGGAGACAAGCGCAGCGAGCCTGATCAGCCCCACCCGTTCTTGACCGACCCCGCAGTACGGCGAGCAATCGCGCTGGCAATCGACCGCAAGGCGATCGCCGAGCAGCTCTACGGTCCGACCGGCGAACCGACGTGTAACATTCTGGTGGTGCTGGCAGCCGTTAACTCGCCCAATACTACTTGCGAGCGCAATGTTGAGGAAGCCAAGCGGCTCCTTGAGGAAGCCGGTTGGAAGCTCAATGGGTCGGTACGCGAGAAGAATGGCGTGAAGTTGATCGTCAGCTTCCAGACCAGCATCAACACCCTGCGGCAAGGTGAGCAGGCGATCATCAAGTCGAATCTGGCCGAGATCGGCATCCAGGTCAACGTTAAAGCAATCGATGCTGCCGTCTTCTTTGGTGGTGATGCCGGTAATCCTGATACGCTGAACAAGTTCTACGCCGACCTGCAAATGTACACCAACGGCCCCAACTCGGCCGACCCACAGCAGTATCTGCAAGGCTGGATTTGTGCCGAGATGTCATCGTCGGCCAACCAGTGGAATGGCAGCAATGATGGTCGGTACTGCAACCCTGAATACGACGCGCTCTTTGAGCAGTTGAAGACTGAGCTTGATCCGACACGCCGCGCACAACTGGCGATCCAGATGAATGATCTGCTGGTAAACGATGTGGCAGTGATCCCGTTGATCAATCGCCGCACACCCAACGCGAAGCTGAAGAATCTCGAAGGTCCAACCTTCAACACGTTCGACAGCAGCATTTGGAATATTGCAACGTGGCGGCGCGTACCGTAAGTAGTGATATTGGCCGGTGAGATGGCAGAGACGCACATCTGTGCGTCTCTGCCATGTTCGATATTTGATCAGGTAGGCATTGTGCGCGTTCTGGGGGCGAATTACTATGTTGCAATATATCATTCGACGATTGTTAATTGCGATTCCCACCCTCTTAATTATCAGTTTTGTGATCTTTGCTGTCCTTGCACTTGCCCCCGGCGATCCACTAGCCCAATTTGCCCTTAATCCCGCCATTCCCGAATCGACCCGTGAGTTGATCCGCATCCAGTTTGGCCTTGATCAACCATGGCCGGTACGCTACGTGCGTTGGCTGACCTCACTGCTTCGTGGCGATTGGGGGTTCTCGTTTGGGACACGTGGCCCGGTGATTGACCTGATCTGGCAACGTTTACCACAAACCTTAACCGTGGTTGGATCGGCGTATCTCATTGCCGTAATGTTGGCAATCCCGATTGGTATTATCTCAGCGGTGAAACAATATTCGCTTTTTGATAATATAGCTACATTTTTCGCCTTTATTGGGTTTTCAGTACCTTCATTCTTTACCGGTCTAGTATTGATCTTGGTATTTGCGATTAATTTAAAATGGTTTCCTATTGTTTACAATACGACATTACAAGTTGTTGATTGGGATACCTTCACCCAACAGGTACGACAGATGGTGCTACCGGTGACCGTGTTGGTTGTCCAGCAAACAGCAGCTCTCACCCGTTTTATGCGCTCGTCGATGCTCGATAATTTGACGCTCGATTATGTGCGCACAGCGCGTGCGAAAGGCCTCAGTGACCGGATGGTAGTACTGCGTCATGTGCTGGTCAATAGTCTGATCCCAGTAGTGACGTTGATTGCGCTCGGTATTCCAACAATCTTCGCCGGTGCGATCATTACCGAGAATCTGTTCCGGGTTAACGGTCTTGGGGCACTACTGATTACATCAATCAACAATTCCGATACACCGGTTGTAATGGCTTTGACTTTTATCTTTGCGATCCTTACCGTTATCTTTAATCTGATCGCCGATATTCTGTACGGCGTGCTCGATCCGCGTGTCCGCTATTCATAATTCATTCCATATTGTCGACAACAAGGTACGGAAAGGGTTATGACCTATGTCTGAAATAGAAATGAACAGTGCGGTTGGGCTGACACCAAGCGCTCGCGCACAACAGATGACGAGTCGACTACAGGCTAAGCCGCGCACGCTGCTGAGCGATGCATGGCGACGCTTTCGTAAGCACCGATTGGCTATGCTCGGTGTGCTCGTCCTCCTGACGCTCGCTTTGGTATCGTTCATTGGGCCATACATATATGTCCCACGCTTGGCTGCCCAGCTTGAAGCTATCGGCTCGCCGTTTCTCCAAGATCGGGTTGATTTGCAAACGGCCATCGATCACCTCGACTTTCTCAATATTCTCTCTGCACCTAGTGCCATTCACCCCTTCGGAACCGATGATCTCGGTCGCGATTTGCTCGTCCGTGCTCTGTACGGGGGCAGAGTGTCGCTGCTGGTTGGTCTAACGGCAATGGCAATTGCCATCTCGCTAGGCACGATTATCGGTGCTACGGCGGGGTTCTTTGGCGGGGTTGTCGATCAGATTCTGATGCGAATCACCGATCTGTTTCTCTCCTTGCCGGTTATTCCGCTCACCTTGCTGGTCGTGTATCTGTTCCGCGACCCGGTGATTCAAGCGATGGGTTCGCCCGAAGCCGGTATCTTCACCATCGTAGTAACGGTGATCGGGTGTCTAGCATGGATGAGTACGGCCCGTATCGTGCGCGCTTCGTTCCTCTCACTCAAAGAGAAGGAGTTTGTCGAAGCGGCAATCGCACTCGGTGTAAGCCGCCCGGCGATTATGTTTCGGCATATCCTGCCCAACGCGATTGGCCCGATTATCGTGGCGGCAACCCTCGAAGTCGGTAGTGCGATTATTACCGAATCAACCCTCTCGTTTCTTGGCGTTGGCTTTCCACCCGATACACCGACATGGGGCCGGTTGGTGACGGACGGCAGCCAATATTTGCAGGCCGCCCCATGGTTGGCACTCTTTCCCGGTGGTTTGATCTTCTTGACCGTGCTGAGTATTAACTTTGTCGGCGATGGCCTGCGTGATGCACTCGATCCGCGTTCGCGCCTCTGAGGTTTGTAGAGGATAGGATCGCAATGACGCACAACCTGACACCACTCCAACGGTTGGCCGTTGAGGCAATCCAAGAGGATGAGCGATTAACTGCCGGTCTCGATGATGAACGGGCAGCAGCACTCTTGCGTTGGGCAACGGCGCAAGCCGCTGATTTGACACGCACAGCAGCCGATGAAGCCGCGGCTGAAGCAGTGGCCCAGGCAGTGCGACAGGCAGTACGTATGGCCGCGCGTGCCGATGGGACAATTGCAACAGCCGAACGGGCATTAGCCGGTTTGTTACCGACCAACCCATCTCATCGGGCTGCCCCATCATCGTCTCCGCCAACCCTCGGTAGTGGGGGCGACCAACCTACGAGCCTGCCACCAGCACAGCCATCAACTCATGCCTATCGGCGCCGTTGGTTAGAAACGTTACCACTCACCCTGCTGTCTCACATCAAACGATAATCAGTCAACCAACCGTAGTTACTGTACAAGGCGTCGGATTCGTTACATTACTTTTCTGAGGATTCCATGGCGCGCAAGCCATCGTCACGTGCTCAACCACGTCTCAACCGCATTCAGATTATCATCTTGTTTCTCACGCTGCTGATCGGGTTTCTGGTCACTGCCGGCATTATCGACTTACGGCGATTTGGGCTTGACCCAACCACGTTTGGGATTGAGACACCACCTCAACCTGATAGAAGCGGCGAGATTACCGTGTATTTTACCACCCCATACCTCGTATACCCCGATGTGCCGCGAAACCGTGTCACACCACCATTTTTGCAAGATATTTTGCAAGACATAGCGAATGCACGTCAAAGTATCGATCTGGCAACGTTTGAATATACCTTGCCGCCATTGGCCGAAGCCCTCGCGACGGCGCACCGTCGTGGTGTGAAAGTACGGGCAGCGCTCGATCGTGAGAGCCTTGAAGATCCGGTTGATGCGAAATTCGCCGGTATTCTTGAAGATGCCGGTATTCCCATTAGCTGGGAAGATACACAAGCGTTTCTCCATAGCAAATTCATTATTATCGATAACCAAATCGTTTGGACCGGCTCATGGAATGCGACTATCAACGATACGTATCGCAACAATAATAATCTGTTGCGGATTACAATACCTTCCCTTGTTGAGAATTATCGTGTCGAGTTTGCCGAGATGGCAGCGGGGCGGTTCGGTAATAGTAAACAGGCAGTTACACCCTTTTCACGTATTACCACACCACAAGCAACCATCGAAAACTATTTTACGCCACGCGAACGACCGGCTTCCCGCATTGTGGAGCTGATCAACGGCGCTCGCCGGTCGGTGCGTTTTATGGCCTTTGCATTTACCAATGACGAGATTGCCGGTGCGATGATTACCCGCCGGCAGGCAGGGGTCACGGTACAGGGCGTGTTTGAACGGCGTAACGCCGGTGGTAGCGGTTCTGAGTTTGCCCTTCTCCGTGACAATGGTGTCGAAGTACTCGAAGACGGAAACTGTTACACGATGCACCACAAGGTGATCATCATCGATGACCGAATTGTGATCACCGGTTCCTATAACTTCACAGCCCGCGCCGAACGCACGAACGACGAGAACTTGCTGATCATCGACGATCCGGTGCTCGCCGCAGCCTACCTGACCGAGTTCGAGCGTGTGTTTACCCAGGCCCAGAACCCGCTGCGCTGCCAATCGTGAGGCTTTGTTGGCTATCACTTACGGCTGCAACGGGATGATAAAACTGGCCTCGCCAAAGGGCTGATCAAGCACGGTAATCCGCAATAGGCTAGCATTAGCTGCCAACTGCCGACGCACGACCGCTACACCACGCTGCTGCCCCCCAGGTGGCACAGTTATCGTACTCGGACGCGAATCGTTGTTCGAGAGTGGGTACTCATTACCAAGTCCATCACTAATCTTGATATTATCGTTGCGCAACGGCAAATTAATCGGACGGGCAGTATTGTTTTGCACACTCCATGTCATCTCGATCCAATCACCACAGGCGTCAACCTGTTCGAGCGCCAAGATAATATCAGGAGACGCGCCGGTTGTTGCCTCAGCCACAGCGACATTCTGCCACGTCTGACTCTTGGCATCCCACCGTTTGCCGATTAACTGATACCCATTCCAACGACACACACTCATTGTCGTGTTGAAGCTGAGGATTGACCCCTCGGATGGCGTCCCAACCGACAAGACCGCCAATGGAGCATCGGCGCGTGGGATAGGCACCGGTGGTCGCAAGAAAAGGAAGAGGAGTAAGACCAACGCAAACCCGGCAAAAGCTACCGACCAACGACCTGGCGTCGTCTGCAACGTCCGCCAGAGCTGGGTATGCCACGGTAGTACCACCGGTGTTGGTGATTCGGCCGGTTGCTCTTGTACTACCTCATTCAGCTCGGTCCATGGCGTGCAGTGGAGCAACTTTGGAATAGCCAACATCTCCTCTTCACTCAACTCAATCTCTGAGGAGCGTTCGGTAATCAGGTACGCCGGCAACTCATCGAGACCGCGTACTTCCACTTTCCAATCGAGATCGAGTTGCGAACCCTCCTCGATACGGGGTGCAATCACGATGAGCCGCTTGCAGGTACGAAAGTCGATAGTATTCGCTTTCTGCTCGGAGAGGAACTCACGCCGGTGTTCGTTAAGGAAATTCGTGAGGGCGTGAAAATAGGAAATAACCTGATTGTAGGGGTTTTTGCGACCGGGGTTGAGACGTTTCTGTTCACCGTTACGACCTTCAACAATCCATGGACCGTTGACGCTCCCGATCACCCGTCCATCGCAATGTTTCAGCTCGATAATAACGATTGCATCATGCTTAATAATGACCAAATCGATACTGCGACCACCCACACTGAAGTTCGAGAGAATAAGGAACAGACCCTCAAGTTTTTCGAGGGTTTGGGCCAAGGCAAGGATTGCCCGACGTTCCTGCGGATGTTCCGGCTTTTCGCCGATCCAGACTTGAACGGCCATAGCGTGCTCGCTACTCACTCAGTGCTAAGGCCTGTCGCAGCTCGACGATCTGATCACGCAACGCCGCTGCTTTCTCAAACGCAAGCGCTTTGGCGGCCTGTTTCATCTGCTTCTCGAGGTCTTTGATCAGCTTCAACACTTCATCACGTGGCAAATCAACCGGTACGGCGGTCTCTGGAGTGGTCACGTACTCACCGCGCTCTTCAGCCACCTTGCGAATGCGGTCGGTCAAATCACGTACCCCTTTTGCGATTCCTTGCGGCGTAATGCCGTGCCGCACATTGTGCGCCATCTGAATCTCACGTCGGCGTTGCGTCTCACGAATGGCGACTTCCATCGAACGGGTGATGGTATCAGCGTACATGATCACTTTACCCTCGATATGACGCGCCGCTCGACCAATGATCTGAATAAGCGATGTCTCTGAGCGAAGATACCCCTCTTTATCCGCATCGAGGATCGCCACCAAACTCACTTCAGGGAGATCAAGCCCCTCACGCAACAGGTTAATCCCCACGACTACATCATACACTCCAAGCCGCAGATCACGCAGAATCTCTACCCGCTCGATGGTATCGATATCGGCGTGGAGGTACATCGTGCGTACCCCCATCTCTTTGAGGTAGTCGGCCAAATCTTCGGCCATGCGTTTGGTGAGAGTCGTTACCAACAC includes the following:
- a CDS encoding endonuclease III domain-containing protein — its product is MTVTQFPIEHVLDTLERELTKYTPPLIDQMGEVSQTPFRILIATILSLRTKDTLTAVVAPRLFAVADTPAAMLALGVDRIAELIYPVGFYRVKARQIAAICQILLEKYNGEVPSDLDELLKLPGVGRKTANLVITAGFGLPGICVDVHVHRICNRWGYVQTRTPEETEMALRAKLPQRYWIPINRLLVTLGQNICHPTSPRCSICPIRDLCPRIGVTRRR
- a CDS encoding peptidoglycan-binding domain-containing protein — encoded protein: MKQRWLSWWIALILLASCTSASPTPVPLSTATPSGERPTRTPHPQPITPTAAQPTATPMTNLPAPVYLLQNDQVMRLAPNGQQLTQITYELQPVRELSVANNGTLVYVTENDLIALDGTGRRVVIDAQTISRPRISPDGQRVVYRLDDPTPDLLGTDAPSGVYISELRGGQPRLLQADDPEPVTPDFSKPAWRYIPVSWSPDGQRLLLYAVMQPEIGIPGGEVVIIGPDDRVVRAFSCCEEEIWSVNGDELTVAGGGPDPDLRFGLYRIDVEHGTESPVVARSEAIIPLVRAPQRMADGDIYAFIELVPVQAYQWDYPFRPQMVRVGNDGIITPIRPERLGEPLLNLWNPQARGALVQFAEQANLIWLPTDPTLPIVTTVANGVAAAWTPTADLSIRPCDGFATISPQPANHRQFDPAVADLQGRLATLGFDPGPIDGLFGPTTATAVQAFRIATGLPAGDSIDCVAWQSLLTRSTAQ
- a CDS encoding peptide ABC transporter substrate-binding protein, which encodes MTLMAVAAMILAACGAGQQQTQPTTAPAAQATTAPQPTAAPQPTAAPQPTAAPQPTAAPTESPAPQKGGKLTILYWQAVTTLNPHLATGTKDFDGATVILEPLARYNEKDELVPFLAAEIPTVENGGVAADGTSVTWKIKPGLKWSDGTDFTVEDIIFTWKYCADPATACTTKAAFDPIANIEKIDDLTIKITWKEPTADPYIAFVGPFGMILQQKQFGNCIGAAASTSAECQAANLAPIGTNAWKLRELRPGDTVIYERNPFFRDADKVFFDEVEIKGGGDATSAARAVCETGEVDFAWNLQIPKAVLEPILAAGKCDAIAGGSFGVERIVVNFANPDPALGDKRSEPDQPHPFLTDPAVRRAIALAIDRKAIAEQLYGPTGEPTCNILVVLAAVNSPNTTCERNVEEAKRLLEEAGWKLNGSVREKNGVKLIVSFQTSINTLRQGEQAIIKSNLAEIGIQVNVKAIDAAVFFGGDAGNPDTLNKFYADLQMYTNGPNSADPQQYLQGWICAEMSSSANQWNGSNDGRYCNPEYDALFEQLKTELDPTRRAQLAIQMNDLLVNDVAVIPLINRRTPNAKLKNLEGPTFNTFDSSIWNIATWRRVP
- a CDS encoding ABC transporter permease; translation: MLQYIIRRLLIAIPTLLIISFVIFAVLALAPGDPLAQFALNPAIPESTRELIRIQFGLDQPWPVRYVRWLTSLLRGDWGFSFGTRGPVIDLIWQRLPQTLTVVGSAYLIAVMLAIPIGIISAVKQYSLFDNIATFFAFIGFSVPSFFTGLVLILVFAINLKWFPIVYNTTLQVVDWDTFTQQVRQMVLPVTVLVVQQTAALTRFMRSSMLDNLTLDYVRTARAKGLSDRMVVLRHVLVNSLIPVVTLIALGIPTIFAGAIITENLFRVNGLGALLITSINNSDTPVVMALTFIFAILTVIFNLIADILYGVLDPRVRYS
- a CDS encoding ABC transporter permease, which produces MSEIEMNSAVGLTPSARAQQMTSRLQAKPRTLLSDAWRRFRKHRLAMLGVLVLLTLALVSFIGPYIYVPRLAAQLEAIGSPFLQDRVDLQTAIDHLDFLNILSAPSAIHPFGTDDLGRDLLVRALYGGRVSLLVGLTAMAIAISLGTIIGATAGFFGGVVDQILMRITDLFLSLPVIPLTLLVVYLFRDPVIQAMGSPEAGIFTIVVTVIGCLAWMSTARIVRASFLSLKEKEFVEAAIALGVSRPAIMFRHILPNAIGPIIVAATLEVGSAIITESTLSFLGVGFPPDTPTWGRLVTDGSQYLQAAPWLALFPGGLIFLTVLSINFVGDGLRDALDPRSRL
- a CDS encoding phospholipase D-like domain-containing protein, with translation MARKPSSRAQPRLNRIQIIILFLTLLIGFLVTAGIIDLRRFGLDPTTFGIETPPQPDRSGEITVYFTTPYLVYPDVPRNRVTPPFLQDILQDIANARQSIDLATFEYTLPPLAEALATAHRRGVKVRAALDRESLEDPVDAKFAGILEDAGIPISWEDTQAFLHSKFIIIDNQIVWTGSWNATINDTYRNNNNLLRITIPSLVENYRVEFAEMAAGRFGNSKQAVTPFSRITTPQATIENYFTPRERPASRIVELINGARRSVRFMAFAFTNDEIAGAMITRRQAGVTVQGVFERRNAGGSGSEFALLRDNGVEVLEDGNCYTMHHKVIIIDDRIVITGSYNFTARAERTNDENLLIIDDPVLAAAYLTEFERVFTQAQNPLRCQS
- a CDS encoding nuclease-related domain-containing protein yields the protein MAVQVWIGEKPEHPQERRAILALAQTLEKLEGLFLILSNFSVGGRSIDLVIIKHDAIVIIELKHCDGRVIGSVNGPWIVEGRNGEQKRLNPGRKNPYNQVISYFHALTNFLNEHRREFLSEQKANTIDFRTCKRLIVIAPRIEEGSQLDLDWKVEVRGLDELPAYLITERSSEIELSEEEMLAIPKLLHCTPWTELNEVVQEQPAESPTPVVLPWHTQLWRTLQTTPGRWSVAFAGFALVLLLFLFLRPPVPIPRADAPLAVLSVGTPSEGSILSFNTTMSVCRWNGYQLIGKRWDAKSQTWQNVAVAEATTGASPDIILALEQVDACGDWIEMTWSVQNNTARPINLPLRNDNIKISDGLGNEYPLSNNDSRPSTITVPPGGQQRGVAVVRRQLAANASLLRITVLDQPFGEASFIIPLQP